AATTGGATTATTAATTGTTTTAGGAATCGTCGGTTCTGTTTTAGGGATTCTAGGTTAGGAGTAAATATGTATAAAATTGTCATAATAGGGAATGGACAGTATCCAGATGGAGTTCTCTCAGCGTTGGATGTATTGATAGGGAAAAATGAAAATATAATGGCTATCAATAGTAATGATGATCATACACAATTACAACTCGAAAAAGACCTTACTTCAGTTCTTCAAAAACATGAGGAAGTACTTATCTTTGCTGATTTGAATGGTGGAGTGCATCATCAAACTGCAGCCAAAGTTATTCTCGAAAATAAATTTTCTTCTAAACAAACGGTTATTTCGGAAGCACCACTAGGATTAATTCTAGAACTTTCAATGAAATTTTTATATATGGAACTTTCGGAGTTGGAACAAAACTCCTTCCTCGAAAAAGCTATTGAAAAAAGTAAAGAAAAAATGGTCTATATAAATAGTGGGATGGTGGAAGGATAATGGAAAAAATACTTTGGATCATTGTGATCATTGTTTCCGTCCTAGGATTCATAGTCATTCCGGTTCTCCAACAACGAGGCCAAAAAAAGAAAAAGATTCTTTCCTTCAATTTCAAAATAAATTGAAGGTAGGAGATTTTATAGTGATGGCCTCTGGTATTTTTGGCGAAATCGTTGCTATAGAAGAAACAAAATATAAAATAGCAATTGATCATCAAACTATTATAGAGGTTATGCCAGGCTCTATTGTTGGAATTGATAGAGCAAAGCAAGATGCGCTTAAGTAATTTCTAATGATTATTCATTATACTATGAGTAAGTGAACTCTTCTGTTGTATTCTTATAAAGATTGAGAGGTTCATCATTCATAGGGAGTACATTACAGATTGAATTTGCTATGATTATGAACAAGGTTATGCTTAAAAAAGAGTGATATTCAGATGTTGCGATTGGGTCGTATTCTTAGAAGCAAATCAATTTTTAAAAGAAATGTTGTTGCATAGCAGCTTGAACAGAAGAGGAGGAAAAAATGGAATCTGATAAGTCAAAGGTGCCTCAATTAACCAAAAAAGATTATCTTATTACTTCTTTACGATCTTATTTCTTACAAAGTTCATTTAACTATACAACGTACCAAGGACATAGTTACGCGTATACGATTTTCCCAGCACTAAAAAAAATATATGCTGGGAAACCGGATGAATTAAAAATGGTTCTCAAAGAAAATATAGAATTTTATAATACGAATCCACAAACGGTGCCGTTTATCACAAACCTTCAATTATCCATGATCGATCAAGGAGAAAGCCTAGAAGATGCTCGTTCTGCTAAACTAGCATTGATGGGTCCCTTGTCTGGTATTGGTGACTCTGTTGCTCAATTTGGACTTGCTCCCTTGCTCTCTGCTTTATTTGCAGGGATGGCATTAGAGGGAATTACTTCTGCTCCTATCCTATTTCTACTATTTTTAGTAGGTAGTTTAATGGCTTTTAAAGTAGGAATAGGTTCTTTAGGATATCGATTAGGTACGAGTGTGATTGAGACACTAAGTGAGCAAATTAATAAAATTTCGAGAGCAGCTACAATTGTTGGGATGACTGTTATTTCAGGATTAGCTGTAAACGTTATAAAAACAAATATAACCCTTCAATTTTCGACGACACTGGATACAGGGGAGCAACAAGTCATTGCTTTCCAAACCATTCTTGATCAAATTCTTCCAAAAATGTTACCAGCATTGTTAGTCATTGGAGTGTACTATTTAATTAAAAAATATAACTGGACGACTTATAAAATTATCGGCCTATTGATTGTTCTAGGAATGGTAGGTTCTATCCTAGGAATCTTAGGGTGAATTGATTTTAAAGAAAGTTATAGATTTGTACGAGTGTAGTTGAATGAACTCTCCTGATACTTCCTTTCTCTACTATATGTAGAAATAAGAATCAGGAGAGTTCTTTTTTTATAAGTAGATTTTTGTTGTAGCATGAGTTTTAATTAAATTTAGGGAGTGTCTCTACGTGAAAGATTTACAAAAAGTGAGTTTTTTTAAAGAACCATTTGGCGGAAAAAAATGGCGTTCGTTGTTAAACGACTCGAAGGCAGCTC
The Jeotgalibaca sp. MA1X17-3 genome window above contains:
- a CDS encoding preprotein translocase subunit YajC — its product is MDHCDHCFRPRIHSHSGSPTTRPKKEKDSFLQFQNKLKVGDFIVMASGIFGEIVAIEETKYKIAIDHQTIIEVMPGSIVGIDRAKQDALK
- a CDS encoding PTS system mannose/fructose/sorbose family transporter subunit IID; translation: MESDKSKVPQLTKKDYLITSLRSYFLQSSFNYTTYQGHSYAYTIFPALKKIYAGKPDELKMVLKENIEFYNTNPQTVPFITNLQLSMIDQGESLEDARSAKLALMGPLSGIGDSVAQFGLAPLLSALFAGMALEGITSAPILFLLFLVGSLMAFKVGIGSLGYRLGTSVIETLSEQINKISRAATIVGMTVISGLAVNVIKTNITLQFSTTLDTGEQQVIAFQTILDQILPKMLPALLVIGVYYLIKKYNWTTYKIIGLLIVLGMVGSILGILG